One genomic window of Arachis stenosperma cultivar V10309 chromosome 10, arast.V10309.gnm1.PFL2, whole genome shotgun sequence includes the following:
- the LOC130957241 gene encoding uncharacterized protein LOC130957241: MGSGAGVIIESNQGTQVELSLKFGFPASNNQAEYEALLAGLKLAGEVGARKLNIYSDSQVVISQIIGSYQAKDPVMKRYLVKTKQQLEQLEEYKICHIPPNGQAEAANKVILAGLKRRLQNAKGAWAEELPQVLWAYRTTPHSTTKESPFRLTYGTEAMIPVEIEEGSHRAVHYNEGANSQLQREELDLLPEIQERARIREEALKRQMAFRYNQRVVPRSFTENDLILIRNDIGTTQPREGKLAANWKGPYRVIKVLGKGYYRVSELDGRELPRYSTRFQDALF, encoded by the exons ATGGGAAGTGGCGCAGGAGTAATAATAGAAAGCAACCAGGGAACCCAGGTCGAGCTCTCCCTCAAgttcggattcccggcctcaaacaaccaagcagaatacgaagcattGCTAGCTGGCCTGAAACTGGCTGGAGAAGTAGGAGCTCGAAAACTCAACATCTATAGTGATTCGCAAGTGGTCATATCACAGATAATAGGGAgttaccaagccaaagatcccgtCATGAAAAGATACCTGGTTAAAACCAAGCAACAGCTCGAACAATTGGAGGAATACAAGATCTGccacatacctc CAAACGGACAGGCCGAAGCCGCCAATAAAGTCATATTGGcagggttaaaacgaagactacAAAATGCAAAAGGAGCCTGGGCAGAGGAGCTTCCACAAGttctatgggcatatcgaacgacgccacattccaccacaaaggaatccccATTCCGGTTAACATACGGaacggaggcaatgattccagtaGAAATTGAGGAAGGATCGCACAGGGCAGTCCATTATAATGAGGGAGCAAACTCTCAACTTCagagggaagaactcgacctactacCTGAGATCCAggaaagagctcggattaggGAAGAAGCACTAAAACGTCAAATGGCTTTCAGATACAACCAAAGGGTAGTGCCAAGGAGTTTCACTGAGAACGATCTCATCTTGATCCGAAATGATATAGGAACAACTCAACCCAGAGAGGGAAAGCTGGCAGCCaattggaaaggaccatacCGGGTCATAAAAGTACtcgggaagggctactacagagtGTCCGAACTTGACGGACGGGAGCTgccaag GTATTCTACAAGATTTCAAGACGCATTATTCtaa